One window from the genome of Paraconexibacter algicola encodes:
- a CDS encoding patatin-like phospholipase family protein: MPDGSSSTTATNGTGPKTAIVLPGGGARGAYEAGALSVLLPELERRGERVDIVCGTSVGAINAALLGSLADRGADEIAEIALSRWRDMRKSDVIKPVFGPGLPLVAARFLGELLEVPGVRLASVLDPSPLQRSLAQWIDWLALHRNVKHGLIDAVCVVATALTRSQPVAFVETKGRLPRQSASDDLRYVRVPSMSPEHVRASAAIPVLFPPVEVTVPKAAADFYIDGGTRQNSPIAPALALGADRVVIIGFEPFAPRAQPPEKPPIPRMADVAANIVDGLLVDQVSDDLQRMVSINSFFVEGAAAGSSTSRSARAYRTARGRLPYRKISYALVAPERRGEMGLIADRVFRERYSGLRGLRDIDYPLMSRLLGGDRTRARGELLSFLLFDELFVEELLAAGAADAQRWLDRHPRFWCSDAAHDFHVDQVETQAAREQLAIDEWRSLRRR, from the coding sequence ATGCCCGACGGCTCCTCCTCCACCACCGCCACGAACGGCACCGGACCGAAGACCGCGATCGTCCTCCCGGGCGGCGGCGCGCGCGGCGCCTACGAGGCGGGCGCGCTCAGCGTGCTGCTCCCGGAGCTCGAGCGGCGCGGCGAGCGCGTCGACATCGTCTGCGGCACCTCGGTCGGCGCGATCAACGCGGCGCTGCTGGGGTCCCTGGCGGACCGCGGCGCCGACGAGATCGCGGAGATCGCCCTGTCGCGCTGGCGCGACATGCGCAAGTCCGACGTCATCAAGCCGGTCTTCGGGCCGGGCCTGCCGCTCGTCGCCGCGCGCTTCCTCGGCGAGCTGCTCGAGGTCCCGGGTGTCCGGCTCGCCTCGGTGCTCGACCCGTCGCCGCTGCAGCGCAGTCTCGCGCAGTGGATCGACTGGCTGGCGCTGCACCGCAACGTCAAGCACGGCCTGATCGACGCGGTCTGCGTCGTCGCGACCGCGCTCACCCGCAGCCAGCCGGTCGCGTTCGTGGAGACGAAGGGGCGGCTGCCGCGCCAGTCGGCCAGCGACGACCTGCGCTACGTGCGCGTCCCCTCGATGTCCCCGGAGCACGTGCGCGCCTCGGCGGCCATCCCGGTGCTGTTCCCGCCCGTGGAGGTCACGGTCCCGAAGGCGGCGGCGGACTTCTACATCGACGGCGGCACGCGGCAGAACTCCCCGATCGCGCCGGCGCTCGCGCTCGGCGCGGACCGCGTGGTGATCATCGGCTTCGAGCCGTTCGCGCCGCGCGCGCAGCCGCCGGAGAAGCCCCCGATCCCGCGGATGGCGGACGTGGCGGCGAACATCGTCGACGGGCTCCTGGTCGACCAGGTCTCCGACGACCTCCAGCGGATGGTGTCGATCAACTCGTTCTTCGTGGAGGGCGCGGCGGCCGGGTCGAGCACGTCACGGTCCGCGCGCGCCTACCGCACCGCGCGGGGCCGGCTGCCCTACCGCAAGATCTCCTACGCGCTGGTGGCGCCGGAGCGGCGCGGCGAGATGGGGCTGATCGCCGACCGCGTGTTCCGCGAGCGCTACTCGGGCCTGCGCGGGCTGCGCGACATCGACTACCCGCTCATGTCCCGGCTGCTCGGCGGGGACCGCACGCGCGCCCGCGGCGAGCTGCTGTCGTTCCTGCTGTTCGACGAGCTGTTCGTCGAGGAGCTGCTCGCCGCCGGGGCCGCGGACGCCCAGCGCTGGCTCGATCGCCACCCGCGCTTCTGGTGCTCGGACGCCGCGCACGACTTCCACGTCGACCAGGTCGAGACGCAGGCCGCCCGGGAGCAGCTCGCCATCGACGAGTGGCGGTCGTTGCGGCGGCGCTAG
- the ypfJ gene encoding KPN_02809 family neutral zinc metallopeptidase, protein MRWSPGKRSGNLRDRRASTGGGGIPLPGKLGGGLGTIIVIIVALLVGTGGDGGSTGSGGGALGEILEQLGGPTVPAATDDALDADAPDPERRQVDFVSFVLDDVQGVWREQFRRSGEQYRDATLELFRGRTSTACGTGTSDTGPFYCPPDQGVYIDLGFFRELSDRFGAPGDFAQAYVIAHEIGHHVQNLLGIDEQVRARSEREPDRENDLSIRQELQADCFAGVWGHAAYTRELLESGDLEEGLAAAESVGDDRIQEAAGADVNPETWTHGSAAQRQTWFRRGYDSGDPERCDTFSADL, encoded by the coding sequence ATGCGCTGGAGCCCCGGAAAGCGGAGCGGGAATCTCCGTGACCGCCGCGCCTCCACCGGCGGGGGCGGCATCCCGCTGCCGGGCAAGCTCGGCGGCGGCCTCGGCACCATCATCGTGATCATCGTCGCGCTGCTCGTCGGCACCGGCGGCGACGGCGGCAGCACCGGGTCGGGCGGCGGAGCGCTCGGCGAGATCCTCGAGCAGCTCGGCGGCCCGACGGTCCCGGCCGCCACCGACGACGCGCTCGACGCCGACGCCCCGGACCCGGAGAGGCGACAGGTCGACTTCGTGAGCTTCGTCCTGGACGACGTGCAGGGCGTCTGGCGCGAGCAGTTCCGGCGCTCCGGCGAGCAGTACCGCGACGCGACCCTCGAGCTGTTCCGCGGGCGGACGTCGACCGCGTGCGGGACGGGCACCTCCGACACGGGCCCGTTCTACTGCCCGCCCGACCAGGGCGTGTACATCGACCTCGGGTTCTTCCGCGAGCTGTCGGACCGCTTCGGCGCGCCCGGCGACTTCGCGCAGGCCTACGTGATCGCCCACGAGATCGGCCACCACGTGCAGAACCTGCTCGGCATCGACGAGCAGGTCCGCGCCCGCAGCGAGCGCGAGCCCGACCGGGAGAACGACCTGTCGATCCGCCAGGAGCTGCAGGCCGACTGCTTCGCCGGCGTCTGGGGCCACGCCGCCTACACGCGGGAGCTGCTCGAGTCCGGGGACCTGGAGGAGGGGCTCGCGGCCGCCGAGAGCGTCGGCGACGATCGCATCCAGGAGGCCGCCGGGGCGGACGTGAACCCGGAGACCTGGACGCACGGCTCGGCCGCCCAGCGCCAGACGTGGTTCCGGCGCGGCTACGACAGCGGCGATCCCGAGCGCTGCGACACCTTCTCCGCCGACCTCTAG
- a CDS encoding diguanylate cyclase → MPTSRLLSFLRSFRGRLTFFFVAIVIVPMISLSVIVFRLLDDNESAKADARLAARQEAAINLQERARNDADRAAVEVSQDVLLATALRAGDAAAARRRAATLVGELELKRLVIRRPAGTFVDVGSRDAVFPAVRELRDDGGRSFGSLLVSTTGPRSYATLVKEATDLDVVVSRPRGAPIDTLADVQPGVLPTVPSVVELGGISYRSASFTAPAFDGGRTRITVLADEARTTNDRQSSRGFAIGLLAGFFVLAFLCALIVARALQRQIAEFLAAARRIGEGDFGIVVPTVGRDEFAALGTEFNAMSRQLQEKVEALQREEVRLTSAMRTIGDTAASNLDREALLDIFVRTAVEGVAGPGGAARATLRPDEGGEFRQLAVGGDPAGLEDIIRLGESDVLATGRPATVSSGDLHALAHPLRTAPDQSPDGPPRVTGIMAVARRGVPFDDKDRELFHYLAGQAGVSVENVGLHETVERQAVTDELTTLSNRRRFQEALATEVERSKRFDQPVGLVLLDIDDFKRVNDTHGHQLGDEVLREVARVLKATAREIDEPARYGGEELAIVLPGTDLEGAYNLAERLRQGIEELELPLPEDGTTLRITASFGAAEVPGTADDVRALIAAADEALYAAKHSGKNRTERAQRIG, encoded by the coding sequence ATGCCCACGTCCCGCCTCCTCAGCTTCCTGCGCAGCTTTCGCGGGCGGCTGACGTTCTTCTTCGTCGCGATCGTCATCGTGCCGATGATCTCGCTGAGCGTGATCGTCTTCCGGCTGCTCGACGACAACGAGTCGGCCAAGGCGGACGCGCGGCTGGCGGCGCGGCAGGAGGCGGCGATCAACCTCCAGGAGCGGGCGCGCAACGACGCCGACCGTGCCGCGGTCGAGGTCTCCCAGGACGTGCTGCTGGCGACCGCGTTGCGCGCCGGGGACGCCGCCGCGGCGCGGCGGCGCGCGGCGACGCTCGTGGGCGAGCTCGAGCTCAAGCGGCTGGTGATCCGGCGTCCGGCGGGCACGTTCGTCGACGTCGGGTCGCGTGACGCGGTCTTCCCCGCGGTCCGGGAGCTGCGCGACGACGGCGGCCGCTCGTTCGGCTCGCTGCTCGTCTCGACCACCGGCCCGCGCTCCTACGCGACGCTCGTGAAGGAGGCCACGGATCTCGACGTCGTCGTGTCGCGCCCGCGCGGGGCGCCGATCGACACGCTCGCCGACGTGCAGCCCGGCGTGCTGCCGACGGTCCCGTCGGTCGTCGAGCTCGGCGGCATCTCCTACCGCAGCGCGAGCTTCACCGCGCCCGCGTTCGACGGCGGCCGCACCCGCATCACCGTGCTCGCCGACGAGGCGCGCACGACGAACGACCGGCAGTCCTCGCGCGGCTTCGCGATCGGCCTCCTGGCCGGGTTCTTCGTGCTCGCGTTCCTCTGTGCGCTGATCGTCGCGCGCGCCCTGCAGCGGCAGATCGCGGAGTTCCTCGCGGCCGCCCGGCGGATCGGCGAGGGGGACTTCGGGATCGTCGTGCCGACCGTCGGCCGCGACGAGTTCGCCGCGCTGGGCACCGAGTTCAACGCGATGAGCCGGCAGCTGCAGGAGAAGGTCGAGGCGCTGCAGCGTGAGGAGGTCCGCCTGACGAGCGCGATGCGGACGATCGGCGACACCGCCGCGTCGAACCTCGACCGCGAGGCGCTGCTGGACATCTTCGTCCGCACCGCGGTGGAGGGCGTCGCCGGCCCCGGCGGGGCGGCCCGCGCGACGCTGCGCCCCGACGAGGGCGGCGAGTTCCGCCAGCTGGCCGTGGGCGGTGATCCCGCGGGCCTGGAGGACATCATCCGGCTCGGGGAGTCCGACGTCCTCGCCACCGGTCGCCCGGCGACGGTGTCCAGCGGCGACCTGCACGCGCTCGCCCACCCGCTGCGCACCGCCCCGGACCAGAGCCCGGACGGCCCGCCGCGCGTCACCGGGATCATGGCCGTGGCGCGGCGTGGCGTCCCGTTCGACGACAAGGACCGCGAGCTCTTCCACTACCTGGCCGGGCAGGCGGGCGTGTCGGTCGAGAACGTGGGCCTGCACGAGACGGTCGAGCGGCAGGCGGTCACCGACGAGCTGACGACGCTGTCCAACCGCCGGCGCTTCCAGGAGGCGCTGGCGACCGAGGTGGAGCGCTCCAAGCGCTTCGACCAGCCGGTCGGGCTCGTGCTGCTGGACATCGACGACTTCAAGCGCGTCAACGACACGCACGGCCACCAGCTGGGCGACGAGGTCCTGCGCGAGGTGGCGCGCGTGCTCAAGGCGACCGCGCGCGAGATCGACGAGCCCGCCCGCTACGGCGGCGAGGAGCTCGCGATCGTGCTGCCCGGCACCGACCTGGAGGGCGCGTACAACCTCGCCGAGCGGCTGCGGCAGGGGATCGAGGAGCTCGAGCTGCCGCTCCCGGAGGACGGCACGACGCTGCGGATCACCGCGAGCTTCGGTGCGGCGGAGGTGCCAGGGACCGCGGACGACGTGCGGGCCCTGATCGCCGCCGCCGACGAGGCGCTCTACGCCGCCAAGCACAGCGGCAAGAACCGGACCGAGCGCGCGCAGCGCATCGGCTGA